The Burkholderia pyrrocinia genome includes a region encoding these proteins:
- a CDS encoding transcriptional regulator, whose protein sequence is MNRTIRYKGYEVAPAAARLPNGLFAANLTIEKASSGPSPRSVSFDAIDFFFEEEHALAYASRWGRLWVDTHA, encoded by the coding sequence TCCGCTACAAGGGCTATGAAGTCGCCCCCGCTGCCGCCCGGTTGCCGAACGGGCTGTTCGCCGCCAACCTGACAATCGAGAAGGCGAGCAGCGGCCCGTCGCCGCGTTCCGTTTCGTTCGACGCGATCGATTTCTTCTTCGAGGAAGAGCACGCGCTCGCCTACGCGTCACGCTGGGGCCGCCTCTGGGTCGACACGCACGCGTGA
- a CDS encoding ferritin-like domain-containing protein: MTDTLQEEHAAADHAMRNWTFSRQGPVRIGSDAHKQMFCRMLLDTHNPYKPAVIDWPALKPDELRRLTSLPIWDIAVQTEGRASIRVATYAETIGDPLLRRALEMDGGEEARHKVVLSKLVAAYGIRLAPEPAYPAPKDPEWSWMITGFSECIDSFFAFGLFRSAQRSGYFPPKLVDTFEPVIQEEGRHILFFANWYAWYWRTMPWWRRPWFFARVATVWVHLVRDRIGIARGIDADGAARDANFPATSTADIGDALNPRELIELCLAENDRRMAGYDKRLLRPMFVPRMARFALRFLKK, translated from the coding sequence ATGACTGACACGCTGCAGGAAGAGCACGCAGCCGCAGATCACGCCATGCGCAACTGGACCTTCTCGAGGCAAGGTCCGGTCAGGATCGGTTCCGATGCGCACAAGCAGATGTTCTGCCGCATGCTGCTCGACACACACAATCCGTACAAGCCGGCCGTGATCGACTGGCCGGCGCTCAAGCCCGACGAACTCAGGCGGCTCACGTCGCTGCCGATCTGGGACATCGCGGTGCAAACCGAAGGCCGCGCGTCGATCCGCGTTGCAACGTATGCAGAGACGATCGGCGATCCGCTGCTGCGCCGCGCACTCGAGATGGACGGCGGCGAGGAAGCACGCCACAAGGTCGTGCTGTCGAAGCTCGTCGCGGCGTACGGCATCCGGCTCGCGCCCGAGCCGGCCTACCCGGCGCCGAAGGACCCCGAGTGGTCGTGGATGATCACCGGTTTCAGCGAATGCATCGACAGCTTCTTCGCGTTCGGGCTGTTCCGCTCCGCGCAGCGCTCCGGCTATTTCCCGCCCAAACTCGTCGACACCTTCGAGCCCGTGATCCAGGAAGAAGGCCGCCACATCCTGTTCTTCGCGAACTGGTACGCGTGGTACTGGCGCACGATGCCGTGGTGGCGACGGCCGTGGTTCTTCGCGCGCGTCGCGACCGTGTGGGTGCACCTGGTGCGCGACCGCATCGGCATCGCGCGCGGCATCGATGCCGATGGCGCCGCGCGCGACGCGAACTTCCCGGCGACCAGCACCGCCGATATCGGCGACGCGCTGAACCCGCGCGAGCTGATCGAACTGTGTCTCGCGGAGAACGATCGGCGGATGGCCGGCTACGACAAGCGCCTGCTGCGCCCGATGTTCGTGCCGCGCATGGCGCGGTTCGCGTTGCGGTTTCTCAAGAAGTAA